Proteins from a genomic interval of Psychrobacter urativorans:
- the lptA gene encoding lipopolysaccharide transport periplasmic protein LptA: MLLALPIYSHALPSDANQPIKLLADKATYSERTGVTSYSGSVIITQGSLKLTADNITVNLSQQRSINSAVATGRPATMQQVVTQEKGLAKGQANNIDYNAMNGIVTLTGNARLVQNGASFAGNVIRYSLKDGDVEATAGGSQRVELVFPPNNNASQRGVR, from the coding sequence ATGTTACTGGCGTTGCCCATTTATAGCCATGCGCTGCCGTCAGATGCCAATCAGCCTATTAAATTATTAGCAGACAAGGCGACCTATAGCGAGCGTACAGGGGTTACCAGCTATTCTGGTAGTGTGATTATCACCCAAGGATCGCTAAAGCTAACGGCTGATAATATCACGGTGAATTTATCACAGCAGCGCAGTATTAATTCAGCAGTTGCCACAGGACGTCCAGCGACAATGCAACAAGTGGTCACGCAAGAAAAGGGTCTCGCAAAAGGGCAGGCAAATAATATTGATTATAATGCCATGAACGGCATTGTTACCTTAACGGGTAATGCTAGATTGGTACAAAATGGCGCGAGTTTTGCCGGTAATGTCATTCGTTATAGTCTAAAAGATGGTGACGTAGAAGCCACTGCGGGTGGTAGTCAGCGCGTTGAATTGGTGTTTCCACCCAATAATAATGCTAGTCAGCGCGGTGTACGCTAA
- the lptB gene encoding LPS export ABC transporter ATP-binding protein: MQNLGKRYGKRWVVKDVSFSVEQGQVVGLLGPNGAGKTTSFYMVVGLVNMDKGRVTLGKIDLSKYAMHERARAGIGYLPQEASIFRKLSIEDNILAILQTRKELTAAEQRQELEKLIGEFHLEHVRQSLGMSVSGGERRRCEIARALAANPKFILLDEPFAGVDPISVSDIKDVILNLKNRGIGVLITDHNVRDTLAICEKAYIVSEGAIIAEGTSQDILNNELVKSVYLGKDFQV; the protein is encoded by the coding sequence ATGCAAAATTTGGGTAAGCGTTACGGTAAACGTTGGGTGGTCAAAGATGTATCATTTTCTGTCGAACAAGGGCAAGTGGTCGGGCTCTTAGGTCCTAATGGAGCAGGTAAGACAACCAGCTTTTATATGGTGGTGGGACTGGTCAATATGGACAAAGGTCGCGTCACCTTAGGAAAAATAGACTTATCAAAATATGCCATGCATGAGCGCGCGCGGGCGGGCATCGGTTACTTGCCGCAAGAGGCGTCTATTTTCCGTAAACTGTCTATCGAAGATAATATCTTAGCGATTTTGCAAACTCGTAAAGAACTCACTGCCGCTGAGCAGCGTCAAGAACTTGAAAAACTCATTGGCGAGTTTCATCTAGAACACGTGCGCCAATCGCTTGGTATGAGTGTATCAGGCGGTGAGCGCAGGCGCTGTGAGATTGCTCGCGCTTTAGCAGCCAACCCTAAGTTTATCTTATTAGATGAGCCGTTTGCTGGGGTTGATCCTATTTCTGTAAGTGATATTAAAGACGTTATCTTAAATCTAAAAAATCGTGGGATTGGGGTATTAATTACCGACCATAATGTCCGAGATACTTTGGCAATTTGTGAAAAAGCTTATATTGTCTCAGAAGGTGCCATTATTGCTGAAGGTACATCGCAAGATATTTTAAATAATGAATTGGTAAAAAGCGTCTATTTAGGCAAGGATTTCCAAGTATAA
- the radA gene encoding DNA repair protein RadA — MAKNKSSYVCQHCGAHFGKWAGQCTDCGEWNSLIEAPNVSMPHHNKSTAKPHANRAAPRSVGGGVPTGNYSGTHSAVMPLNAVSVTLDTRMSTGISEFDRVLGGGLVAGSVVLIGGDPGIGKSTILLQTATNMARADSLAGSALYVTGEESLAQVAMRAKRLDLPADRLRVLAETNVETICAALTQEQPAIAIIDSIQTIYTDAINSAPGGVSQIRESAAILTRYAKQTGTALFLVGHVTKEGTLAGPRVLEHMVDTVLYFEGQSDARFRMIRAVKNRFGAVNELGIFGMTDMGLKEVANPSAIFLSRYDKPVAGSVVMVSREGTRPLLVEVQALVDDSQGQPRRMALGLDFQRLSMLLAVMHRHGGIHTSGQDVYVNVVGGVKVIETGSDLAVLLACASSIKERALPSSLAVFGEVGLSGEIRPVPNGQERLKEAMKHGFTHAIVPKSNAPSANSPQFSGITIIAVERLDDAIQRAFEL, encoded by the coding sequence ATGGCAAAAAATAAAAGTAGCTATGTCTGTCAGCATTGCGGTGCTCATTTTGGTAAATGGGCGGGACAATGCACCGATTGCGGTGAATGGAACAGCTTAATTGAAGCCCCAAATGTAAGTATGCCGCATCATAATAAGAGTACCGCTAAACCTCATGCCAATCGTGCCGCGCCGCGTAGTGTAGGTGGTGGCGTACCGACAGGAAACTATTCTGGGACGCATAGTGCGGTTATGCCACTTAATGCGGTCAGTGTCACCTTAGATACGCGTATGTCAACAGGTATTAGCGAGTTTGATCGGGTATTGGGTGGTGGTTTAGTTGCGGGTTCTGTGGTATTAATCGGTGGTGATCCCGGTATTGGTAAGTCAACTATCTTGCTACAAACCGCCACTAATATGGCACGTGCTGATTCGTTAGCAGGTAGTGCCCTTTATGTGACTGGTGAAGAATCGCTCGCGCAGGTGGCTATGCGCGCTAAGCGCTTAGACTTACCTGCTGACCGTCTAAGAGTGCTGGCTGAAACCAATGTGGAAACCATCTGTGCTGCGTTAACGCAAGAACAGCCTGCCATTGCTATTATTGACTCGATTCAGACCATTTATACCGATGCCATTAATTCTGCACCGGGTGGCGTCAGTCAAATTCGTGAATCTGCGGCTATTTTGACGCGTTATGCCAAACAAACAGGCACTGCACTATTTCTAGTGGGTCATGTCACGAAAGAAGGCACGCTGGCAGGACCGCGAGTGCTTGAGCATATGGTAGATACCGTTCTATATTTTGAAGGTCAGTCTGATGCGCGCTTTCGTATGATTCGTGCGGTCAAAAATCGCTTTGGCGCCGTGAATGAGCTGGGTATTTTTGGTATGACCGATATGGGGTTAAAAGAAGTTGCTAACCCTTCTGCTATATTTCTGAGTCGCTATGATAAGCCAGTTGCCGGATCAGTAGTCATGGTCAGCCGTGAAGGCACACGCCCATTATTGGTTGAAGTACAAGCATTGGTTGATGATTCGCAAGGACAGCCAAGGCGCATGGCACTTGGGCTTGATTTTCAGCGTCTATCAATGCTACTTGCGGTTATGCACCGTCACGGTGGTATTCATACCAGCGGTCAAGATGTTTACGTCAACGTTGTTGGCGGTGTAAAGGTGATTGAGACAGGCTCAGACTTAGCGGTACTGTTGGCTTGTGCGTCCAGTATCAAAGAGCGTGCGCTACCTTCATCATTAGCGGTATTTGGCGAGGTGGGCTTGTCAGGTGAAATTCGTCCGGTGCCTAATGGACAAGAACGCTTAAAAGAAGCGATGAAGCATGGTTTTACCCATGCTATCGTACCTAAGTCTAATGCGCCAAGTGCTAATAGTCCTCAATTTTCAGGTATTACCATTATTGCAGTAGAACGCTTGGACGATGCTATTCAGAGAGCCTTTGAATTGTAA
- a CDS encoding septal ring lytic transglycosylase RlpA family protein: MNKRLSGLLTMSLCIFAGSAIASNVQAAESKTSLVTLSQDNASNIDRVLGELTRQHNNASSLVKSARQPTSLALSSSLLASNSTQATNDEDVLERLTAVASNSVSKFKQNGLASWYGRQFHGRKTASGDTFDMNGLTAAHRSLPLNCYVRVTNKTNGKSVVVKVNDRGPFHGNRVMDLSYGAAKRLDITSKGVGNVTIERVAGPQS; encoded by the coding sequence ATGAATAAGCGTTTATCTGGTTTACTGACTATGTCTTTGTGTATATTTGCAGGCTCAGCAATCGCCTCCAACGTACAAGCAGCAGAATCCAAAACCTCTCTTGTGACTTTGTCTCAAGATAACGCCTCCAATATCGATCGTGTACTCGGCGAGCTTACCCGCCAACATAATAATGCATCAAGCTTAGTTAAGTCTGCCCGTCAGCCCACATCATTGGCACTTAGCAGCTCGCTACTTGCCAGCAACAGTACTCAAGCAACCAATGATGAAGATGTGCTTGAACGTTTAACCGCAGTAGCATCAAATTCTGTCAGTAAATTTAAGCAAAACGGTCTGGCGTCTTGGTATGGTCGTCAGTTCCATGGTCGTAAAACTGCCAGCGGTGATACTTTTGACATGAACGGCTTAACGGCTGCTCATCGCTCACTACCTTTGAACTGTTATGTGCGAGTGACCAACAAAACTAATGGCAAAAGTGTCGTGGTAAAAGTTAATGACCGTGGTCCATTCCATGGTAATCGTGTGATGGATTTATCTTATGGCGCTGCTAAAAGACTAGATATCACCAGTAAAGGGGTGGGTAACGTTACTATTGAGCGTGTTGCAGGTCCTCAGTCTTAA
- the rodA gene encoding rod shape-determining protein RodA: MSSSSQYQLSRQSQHSDHYHGTTLWQRIHIDPWLTLLLLTICCIGLTVLYSASAQDSEMVIRQLVSYGISLMVMFVIAQVPPSIYRTLTPIFYLVGLMLLVLVDIIGEVRMGAQRWINLPGFGSMQPSEFMKLGMPMMCAWFLSKRELPPSIFSVVVTLGLIVIPVLLIAKEPDLGTSLLVAASGLFVLFLAGLSWWLILGTLVLSIPIAIFAWHFLLHDYQQMRVLTLFNPEIDAQGAGWNIIQSQTAIGAGGLSGKGYMDGTQSHLHFLPEGHTDFIIAAFSEEFGLLGVILLLFIYACLLSRALYIAFSHSDIYSRLLAGAITMSFFLYVFVNVGMVSGILPIVGVPLPFISYGGTAIVTLMAGFGLLMSIHTHKTV; encoded by the coding sequence ATGTCTTCTAGCTCACAGTATCAGCTTTCGCGCCAAAGCCAGCATTCCGATCACTATCACGGAACCACACTATGGCAACGTATTCATATTGATCCATGGCTCACGCTGCTACTGCTAACGATTTGCTGTATTGGTTTGACCGTTCTATATAGCGCATCCGCGCAAGATAGCGAGATGGTGATCCGCCAACTGGTCAGTTATGGTATCTCGTTGATGGTCATGTTTGTGATAGCGCAAGTGCCGCCCAGTATTTATCGTACCCTGACACCTATATTTTATCTTGTGGGATTGATGCTATTGGTACTTGTAGATATCATTGGTGAAGTACGGATGGGCGCCCAACGCTGGATTAATTTGCCCGGATTTGGCAGTATGCAGCCGTCAGAGTTTATGAAACTTGGTATGCCGATGATGTGTGCATGGTTTCTATCTAAGCGCGAGTTACCACCCTCTATATTCAGTGTGGTGGTCACTTTAGGTCTTATCGTTATACCCGTATTACTGATTGCCAAAGAGCCTGATTTAGGGACTTCTTTGTTAGTGGCGGCTAGTGGTCTCTTTGTGTTGTTTCTGGCAGGATTATCTTGGTGGCTGATTTTAGGTACTTTGGTGTTATCGATACCCATCGCCATATTTGCATGGCATTTTTTATTACATGATTATCAGCAAATGCGGGTATTGACCTTATTTAACCCTGAAATCGATGCCCAAGGTGCTGGCTGGAACATTATTCAATCTCAAACGGCTATCGGCGCTGGCGGTCTGAGCGGTAAAGGCTATATGGACGGCACGCAATCCCACTTGCATTTTTTACCCGAGGGTCATACTGACTTTATTATTGCCGCTTTCTCTGAGGAGTTCGGCTTGCTTGGAGTAATACTATTACTATTTATCTACGCTTGCCTATTAAGCCGCGCATTGTATATTGCCTTTAGTCATTCCGATATTTATAGCCGTCTGTTAGCTGGGGCAATTACGATGTCATTTTTTCTTTATGTCTTTGTCAATGTGGGCATGGTGAGTGGCATCTTACCAATCGTTGGCGTCCCTCTGCCCTTCATCAGCTACGGTGGCACTGCCATTGTGACTCTAATGGCAGGATTTGGCTTATTGATGTCGATTCATACTCATAAAACCGTCTAG
- a CDS encoding D-Ala-D-Ala carboxypeptidase family metallohydrolase: protein MITSTSLTPTTFLTSTAFKPIITLFLMGMSSVSVHAAILSDNSERRVQVRQSSSNAYIKPATIVNKTVIPILTNNTFNSDSMQGLIEQKQRQFDFDAKLSIEESKRVNTKTRPSVYNPIYNTTYDPVYSTNSNNSNSYGNATIDFNSWLNSNRYRAQQIANYQRYLGSQIGAQNVPPMEQLLTTARSWDKCGYEPYQLPPQDLWANIVPTLRLYSNLKNQGILPASTEIRSVYRDAGLNNCAGGANSSKHMTAGAIDIWVPEYENDQWRVNSVQDGLCQFWQYQGGNHDFGLGLYATGAIHLDTQGYRKWGFEHASRGSACRS, encoded by the coding sequence ATGATAACCTCAACTTCTTTAACGCCTACTACCTTTTTAACATCTACAGCTTTTAAGCCAATAATAACGCTATTCCTCATGGGTATGAGTAGTGTCAGCGTCCATGCCGCTATTTTAAGTGACAATAGTGAGCGTCGTGTACAAGTTCGGCAAAGTAGCAGCAATGCTTATATTAAACCTGCAACGATCGTCAATAAAACGGTCATTCCTATCCTAACTAATAATACATTCAATAGCGATAGCATGCAGGGACTGATTGAACAAAAGCAACGTCAATTTGATTTTGACGCCAAACTGTCTATAGAAGAAAGCAAGCGTGTCAATACCAAGACGCGTCCATCAGTCTACAATCCTATTTACAATACAACCTATGATCCCGTCTACAGCACCAACAGTAATAATAGTAATAGTTATGGCAATGCTACTATAGACTTTAATAGCTGGTTAAATAGCAATCGCTACCGCGCCCAACAAATTGCAAACTATCAGCGTTATCTAGGTTCACAAATCGGTGCGCAAAATGTCCCGCCTATGGAACAACTGCTGACAACAGCACGTAGCTGGGATAAATGTGGCTACGAGCCCTACCAACTGCCGCCACAAGATCTATGGGCAAATATAGTGCCAACTTTGCGGCTCTACAGTAACCTAAAAAATCAAGGCATCTTGCCAGCCAGTACCGAGATTCGTTCGGTATATCGTGATGCAGGGCTGAATAACTGTGCAGGTGGTGCCAATAGTAGTAAGCATATGACCGCTGGTGCGATAGATATATGGGTGCCAGAATATGAAAATGATCAATGGCGCGTTAATAGCGTGCAAGATGGTTTGTGTCAGTTTTGGCAATATCAAGGGGGAAACCATGACTTTGGGCTTGGGTTATATGCAACTGGAGCCATTCATCTAGATACCCAAGGCTATAGAAAATGGGGCTTTGAGCATGCCAGTCGTGGCTCAGCCTGCCGCTCTTGA
- a CDS encoding M16 family metallopeptidase: MIDKASTNLIKTTSTPYPAFSARLLSLTLSIAIGFSTVAAPAYADDNRASAATVDTSAPIAALSKLSSLDNVKPLKVNVPNIQHFKTKSGVPVSFVRAETLPIVDIDLRFNAGSARDSDIRTDGFGIANMTATMLTQGTKNLDEDDFTRAVETLGINLDSSVYKDMFIVSLRSLSDDEHLLPAVDLMTQLLTEPKFETQILERNKARLVVGLQQQKQDPGSLASLAFNKALYGTHPYAHPTSGTLETVPSIQKKDLIDFQKRYLVAANASLAVTGNLTRKQAEKLAEDLTIGLPIGKAAAVLPEPKPLTKAQHIHIPFSSTQTTVLMGQLGNKRATDPKSQQQQTNFAVGNDVLAGGSFNARLMTEIRQNLGYTYGISGSMSPMLARGPYQISFSTRNDKARAAIDASVEVINTTLNKGITAAEMTLTTDNLKNSFPMSFASNAGINGLLGMMNFYQLPDDYLTDYMSRIENVQLAAVNQTMRETLQPDKFLIVTVGQDNPWDTKKPAAKAKP; this comes from the coding sequence ATGATTGATAAGGCGTCTACAAACCTAATAAAAACAACAAGCACACCCTATCCCGCATTCTCAGCACGGTTATTATCTTTAACGCTAAGTATCGCCATAGGATTCAGCACAGTAGCGGCACCGGCTTATGCGGACGACAATCGTGCGTCAGCGGCGACAGTAGATACTAGCGCACCCATCGCCGCACTCTCCAAACTGAGTAGCCTTGATAACGTCAAACCCCTGAAAGTCAACGTACCGAATATTCAACATTTTAAAACCAAGTCTGGTGTGCCAGTCTCCTTTGTACGTGCTGAAACTTTACCGATTGTCGATATTGACCTGCGTTTTAATGCAGGTAGCGCTCGCGATAGCGATATTCGTACGGACGGTTTTGGGATTGCTAATATGACTGCCACCATGCTCACCCAAGGCACAAAAAACTTAGATGAAGATGACTTTACACGCGCCGTTGAAACCCTAGGGATTAATTTAGATAGCAGCGTGTATAAAGATATGTTTATCGTATCCTTACGCAGCTTATCTGATGACGAACACCTACTGCCTGCTGTTGATTTAATGACGCAACTGCTGACTGAGCCAAAATTTGAGACGCAAATTTTAGAGCGCAATAAAGCGCGCTTAGTGGTCGGCTTGCAGCAACAAAAACAAGATCCCGGCAGTCTTGCCAGCCTTGCTTTTAATAAAGCGTTATACGGTACGCACCCTTATGCTCACCCTACCTCGGGCACGCTTGAGACAGTTCCTAGTATTCAGAAAAAAGACTTAATTGACTTTCAAAAACGCTATTTGGTTGCTGCCAATGCTTCACTAGCAGTCACCGGTAATTTAACGCGCAAGCAAGCTGAAAAACTTGCCGAAGACCTCACTATCGGCTTACCAATCGGCAAAGCAGCAGCTGTTCTACCAGAGCCGAAACCACTGACCAAAGCTCAGCATATTCATATTCCTTTCTCCAGTACTCAAACTACAGTATTAATGGGACAATTGGGTAATAAGCGCGCGACCGACCCCAAATCACAGCAACAGCAAACCAACTTTGCCGTCGGCAATGATGTCTTAGCAGGCGGTAGTTTCAATGCGCGGCTGATGACGGAAATCCGCCAAAATCTGGGCTACACTTATGGTATCTCAGGCTCGATGAGTCCGATGCTGGCGCGTGGTCCTTATCAAATTAGCTTTTCTACCCGCAACGATAAAGCCCGAGCAGCGATTGATGCCAGTGTCGAGGTGATTAATACCACCTTAAATAAGGGTATTACAGCAGCTGAGATGACGTTAACCACAGATAATTTAAAGAACAGTTTTCCGATGAGTTTTGCTAGTAATGCGGGGATTAATGGCTTATTAGGTATGATGAATTTTTATCAGCTGCCTGATGACTATTTGACTGATTATATGAGCCGTATCGAAAATGTGCAGCTTGCGGCAGTGAATCAAACCATGCGTGAAACACTTCAGCCTGATAAATTTTTGATTGTAACCGTTGGGCAGGATAACCCTTGGGATACTAAAAAACCGGCAGCGAAAGCGAAACCCTAA
- a CDS encoding M16 family metallopeptidase: MSSSITLRVACALALSLVSVTSLTACQTNNLKQTTQPNGTLVTPTPHTDKPADLTIDVSGRHEYQLDNGLKIIVKEDHRAPVVVTQIWYRVGSTDEPLDKGGISHLLEHMMFKGTADVSSDDFERLIAKFGGVNNAFTSYDYTGYYELFPANRLPLALELEADRMTNLRFDDKAFAKEHQVVMEERRQRTDDNPLAKAYESFRLLALPDSPKGESVIGPMSELESITLPELKDWYKTWYAPNNATLVIVGDVNPTEVLTQVKRYFEDLPASKIPKRPTVRQQGFRGYQQVSSEQAVQVPVLLMGYNVPSLLTAAPTNEKQAYALSLAQDVLDGGLSARLESRLIREQGLLTSVGTSYDLLDRGDGLFLIQATPREGVSLEQAQQAITAEINKLGTDPIADDEISRAKTNTVTGLVYAQDSMEGQAQIIGSLQSIGLDDRLLATLPAKLDSVTVADIQTASKKYLVKDNLTVMYVVPPTEKAPNKPTNKAIDKSKISKPKVAN; encoded by the coding sequence ATGTCTTCATCTATAACGCTACGTGTGGCTTGCGCTTTAGCTTTGTCTTTAGTATCGGTTACGTCGCTTACTGCTTGTCAAACTAATAACCTAAAACAAACTACCCAACCTAACGGAACATTGGTAACGCCGACGCCACATACCGATAAGCCAGCAGACTTGACGATAGATGTGTCAGGTCGTCATGAGTATCAGTTGGATAATGGCTTAAAGATTATTGTTAAAGAAGACCACCGTGCGCCCGTGGTGGTGACACAAATTTGGTATCGGGTCGGCTCAACGGACGAACCCCTTGATAAAGGCGGTATCTCACATTTACTAGAACATATGATGTTTAAGGGCACAGCGGATGTGTCTAGTGATGACTTTGAGCGCTTAATTGCTAAGTTTGGCGGGGTAAATAATGCGTTTACCAGTTACGACTATACGGGATATTACGAGCTGTTTCCCGCAAATCGCTTACCGCTAGCGTTAGAGCTAGAAGCGGATCGCATGACTAACTTACGCTTTGATGACAAGGCGTTTGCTAAAGAGCATCAAGTGGTAATGGAAGAACGTCGCCAACGTACCGACGACAATCCACTTGCCAAGGCGTATGAATCATTTCGCTTGCTTGCCCTACCTGATAGCCCTAAAGGTGAATCTGTCATTGGACCAATGAGCGAGCTTGAATCGATTACCTTGCCCGAGCTAAAAGACTGGTATAAAACATGGTATGCGCCTAATAATGCCACGTTAGTTATCGTCGGTGACGTCAATCCAACAGAGGTATTAACCCAAGTCAAACGCTACTTTGAGGATTTACCTGCAAGCAAAATACCTAAGCGCCCTACGGTTCGCCAACAAGGATTCCGTGGCTATCAACAAGTCAGCTCTGAGCAAGCCGTACAAGTTCCGGTTTTATTAATGGGTTATAACGTCCCCAGTCTATTGACTGCCGCGCCAACGAACGAAAAACAAGCTTACGCACTATCACTCGCACAAGATGTGTTAGATGGTGGACTGTCTGCGCGCCTAGAAAGCCGATTAATACGTGAACAAGGATTATTAACCAGCGTTGGTACGTCTTATGACTTACTAGATCGCGGTGACGGACTGTTTCTCATCCAAGCAACGCCACGTGAAGGCGTCAGCTTAGAGCAAGCACAGCAAGCTATTACGGCTGAAATTAATAAACTTGGTACTGACCCGATTGCTGATGATGAAATCAGCCGTGCCAAAACCAATACCGTCACTGGTCTGGTCTATGCTCAAGACAGTATGGAAGGACAAGCACAAATCATCGGCTCACTACAATCTATTGGGCTTGATGACAGACTACTTGCCACGTTACCGGCGAAACTTGACAGCGTCACGGTTGCCGATATCCAAACAGCCAGCAAAAAATATCTAGTAAAAGACAATCTCACGGTGATGTATGTCGTCCCACCTACGGAAAAAGCCCCTAATAAACCTACTAATAAAGCCATTGATAAATCTAAAATAAGTAAGCCTAAAGTAGCCAATTAA